Proteins encoded within one genomic window of Rubritalea squalenifaciens DSM 18772:
- a CDS encoding protein-disulfide reductase DsbD domain-containing protein translates to MKLTHFCLLISTLLPSILMAGEHDGLEISLIAESKTITPGKPVTLGVHLKHKPGFHTYWKSPGIVGMPTQLEWKLPDGFSVSEIQWPYPEKSFMAEYSCHGYERDVTLLVTLNPPKTISTDSISVEAFASWMCCAKECFPGTETLKLPLQVSDTPVASPVHLKLIEQARQQIPKANPLWKASVLSKIGAPQIKVLIRPPRNTKPKNIYLFSEDGQISSDKKQLITYQEDGSIIVTVPRSELDDAKSTNLPLILKADNQYVSICPVYKNLHSQ, encoded by the coding sequence ATGAAGCTCACGCACTTTTGTCTACTAATCTCCACCCTCCTGCCAAGTATACTGATGGCTGGTGAGCATGATGGCTTGGAAATCTCTCTGATCGCAGAGAGCAAGACCATCACTCCAGGAAAGCCGGTGACTCTGGGGGTCCACCTCAAGCACAAGCCGGGCTTTCACACCTACTGGAAGAGTCCGGGTATCGTAGGCATGCCTACCCAACTGGAATGGAAACTTCCGGATGGTTTTTCAGTTTCAGAGATTCAATGGCCCTATCCTGAGAAGAGCTTCATGGCTGAGTACTCCTGCCACGGTTACGAGCGCGATGTCACACTCCTGGTTACCTTAAATCCACCGAAGACCATCTCCACTGACAGTATTTCTGTAGAGGCCTTTGCCTCGTGGATGTGCTGCGCCAAAGAATGTTTTCCGGGCACGGAAACCCTCAAGTTACCACTTCAGGTCTCCGACACCCCCGTAGCATCCCCAGTCCACCTCAAGCTCATTGAACAAGCCCGGCAGCAAATTCCCAAAGCTAATCCCCTCTGGAAAGCTTCCGTCCTCAGCAAAATCGGCGCTCCTCAAATCAAAGTGTTAATCAGACCTCCAAGAAACACCAAGCCTAAGAACATCTACTTATTTTCTGAAGACGGTCAGATCAGCTCAGACAAGAAGCAGCTGATCACGTATCAAGAAGATGGCAGCATCATCGTCACAGTTCCGCGCTCAGAGCTCGATGACGCAAAAAGCACAAATCTCCCGTTAATCCTGAAAGCCGACAATCAGTATGTAAGTATCTGCCCAGTGTACAAAAATTTGCACTCACAGTAA
- a CDS encoding PVC-type heme-binding CxxCH protein — protein MKSILLLLLLFLLCPLILHAQISYDGKSGPGKGKHIVFVASDHEYRAEQTCPALARILAERQGFKTTVLFGVDKNGNIEAGASNIKGLEALKEADLMVIFTRFLDLPDDQMQHIVDYLDRGGPVVGLRTSSHAFKIPKGKKFSRFDFKYAGKDYEKGFGHQILGNTWVGHYGRNHKQGTRIQLIPEQKKHPILRGVGDGAFCYAGGYNGIAGDDFTVLANSQPMVSMKKDAALDAKKPPVPCTWTRHYTAKNGKQARVFHSTQGASEDILDPDYRRLVLNGVFWAIGLEDKIDAKANIDFVGPYKPTTFKMGGHVKNVKPADLQDLKSPIMPEPKAKPAKKKDAKYTKLDGPKAKKDPKLAQYYINKKSSPKPKATAPIETKLPLEIAPKSHIALIGNLLLDNERRYGHLETLIHQHLPKHELEVRNFAWPADEIDIMPRPDNFGTLDQHLLYYKTDVIIAAFGYNESFAGKEGLESFKQRLDKFLKHLKSRAYNGKTAPQIVLLSPTPNEDTEQVNAAEMNNKNIALYTEAMKEVATSNKIAFIDSSYSGGKGVKLNRTSDGNSLTEYGHSIFAKNTFKSLFNLEDPSINEGLRALVIDKADQFFYRYRPLNTFYYVGGRSGSYGYLDFLPAMRNFDLMVENRFKAIHATAAGTPTQPDDSNLPKMDDVLLAIGANEFMSPEDELKAFKIDPRFEVNCFASEKDFPELACPISIRWDAKGRLWVSCSTAYPHIYPGQKPADKIIILEDTDQNGKADKCTTFADDLHIPLSFVLDGEGGVYCSEQPHLTYLKDTDGDDKADTSEIIYTGFGCEDSHHSLHDFAWTPGGDLLFRESVFHHSQVETPYGPIRVRDSSWFLYNPKTRKLTDFGSYFNTNPWGVTFDKWGNHVASHPVFGSTFHATNAPYPQLHPKPQGIQAYSGVCGHDFVDFSFWPEEMQGGFVKNRYKPTNNVEFHTWTEKEDHFAEEKKFDLIFSTNLSFIPVDLKFGPRGAMYICDWYNPVKGHAQYSLRDPRRDRKAGRIWRVVPKGATLADAPKIEDATVVELLNHLKSGQIRVRNWARRELRTRDKNEVLNALNTWTVRNSKDQHALLEALWVYQGIGKKKSDLVRILIHSDNHLIAAAAYGPLRFWAEEMPAEKVNALLKYGAEHPSQHVRREAVICSSYIGTQEAFDAIQPVLAQPAGKHLTYAIQTSFESKALRPYWTQDTPKQLKSLGKEEKKAKDTRTAEEKAFDKQKGLQTVQLGCVPERIQFDKSTLKVKAGAPVKFIFNNPDATQHNVLILEQGTPIQEIGMAANDMAKDANGAKKHYVPDDKRILHHSRLLEPHSSQTLRFIAPKKPGKYPFVCTFPGHWTVMKGELIVE, from the coding sequence ATGAAATCAATCTTACTCCTCTTACTCCTCTTCCTACTCTGCCCCCTAATCCTGCACGCTCAAATCAGCTACGATGGAAAGTCGGGCCCCGGCAAGGGCAAGCACATCGTCTTTGTAGCCTCAGACCATGAGTACCGCGCCGAGCAGACTTGCCCAGCTCTGGCCCGCATTCTTGCAGAACGCCAGGGTTTCAAAACCACCGTCCTGTTTGGAGTCGATAAAAATGGCAACATTGAAGCAGGAGCCTCCAATATCAAAGGGCTGGAAGCTCTTAAGGAGGCAGACCTGATGGTGATCTTTACCCGCTTTCTTGATCTTCCAGATGACCAGATGCAGCACATTGTAGACTATCTGGATCGCGGAGGTCCAGTGGTCGGCCTGCGCACTTCGTCCCACGCCTTTAAAATTCCCAAGGGCAAAAAATTCTCCCGCTTCGACTTCAAGTACGCTGGCAAAGATTATGAGAAAGGCTTCGGTCACCAGATCCTTGGAAACACCTGGGTGGGCCACTACGGAAGAAACCACAAGCAAGGCACCCGCATTCAACTCATTCCTGAGCAAAAGAAACACCCAATCCTTCGCGGTGTAGGCGATGGTGCCTTCTGCTATGCAGGTGGCTACAATGGCATCGCTGGTGATGACTTCACCGTACTCGCCAATTCCCAGCCCATGGTCTCCATGAAAAAGGACGCGGCCCTGGATGCCAAGAAACCGCCAGTGCCTTGTACTTGGACACGCCACTACACTGCTAAGAATGGCAAGCAAGCTCGCGTCTTCCACTCCACACAAGGTGCATCCGAAGACATTCTGGATCCCGACTACCGTCGCCTCGTGCTCAACGGTGTTTTCTGGGCAATCGGCCTGGAAGACAAGATCGACGCCAAGGCCAACATCGACTTCGTAGGTCCTTACAAGCCGACTACCTTCAAAATGGGCGGCCATGTAAAGAACGTGAAGCCAGCCGACCTACAGGACCTCAAGTCTCCTATTATGCCTGAACCAAAGGCAAAGCCGGCCAAGAAGAAAGACGCCAAGTACACCAAACTGGACGGCCCAAAGGCTAAGAAAGATCCCAAATTGGCCCAGTACTACATCAACAAGAAATCATCTCCTAAGCCAAAGGCTACCGCTCCTATTGAGACCAAGCTGCCTCTTGAAATCGCCCCAAAGAGCCATATAGCTCTTATCGGAAACCTGTTGTTAGACAATGAACGTCGCTACGGTCACCTTGAGACTCTCATCCATCAGCACTTACCAAAGCACGAACTCGAAGTACGTAACTTTGCTTGGCCAGCCGATGAGATCGACATCATGCCTCGCCCGGACAACTTCGGTACTCTCGACCAACATCTACTCTACTATAAGACAGACGTCATCATCGCAGCCTTTGGCTACAACGAATCCTTTGCAGGCAAAGAGGGACTGGAATCCTTCAAGCAGCGCCTCGACAAATTCCTCAAACATCTCAAGTCACGCGCCTACAACGGCAAGACTGCACCACAGATCGTTCTCCTCTCCCCTACACCGAACGAAGATACTGAGCAGGTAAATGCTGCTGAGATGAACAATAAGAACATCGCCCTCTACACCGAGGCGATGAAGGAGGTAGCCACTTCTAACAAAATCGCATTCATTGACAGTTCTTATTCAGGAGGCAAGGGAGTCAAGCTGAACCGCACCTCAGACGGCAATAGCCTCACTGAATACGGCCACTCCATATTTGCCAAGAACACCTTCAAGTCCCTCTTCAATCTGGAGGACCCATCAATCAATGAAGGCCTCCGCGCTCTCGTCATCGACAAAGCCGACCAGTTCTTCTACCGCTACCGTCCGCTCAATACCTTCTACTACGTTGGTGGTCGCAGCGGCTCCTATGGCTATCTCGACTTCCTCCCGGCCATGCGCAACTTTGACCTGATGGTCGAGAACCGCTTCAAAGCCATTCACGCCACTGCCGCAGGCACACCTACCCAACCGGACGACTCTAATCTTCCTAAGATGGACGACGTCCTGCTCGCCATCGGCGCAAACGAGTTCATGAGCCCTGAGGACGAACTCAAAGCTTTCAAGATTGATCCACGATTCGAGGTCAACTGCTTCGCCTCTGAGAAAGACTTCCCGGAATTGGCATGCCCGATCTCCATCCGTTGGGATGCCAAAGGACGACTCTGGGTCTCCTGCTCTACCGCCTACCCACACATCTACCCAGGCCAAAAGCCTGCTGATAAGATCATCATTCTCGAAGATACTGACCAGAACGGCAAGGCAGACAAGTGCACCACCTTTGCTGACGACCTGCACATCCCCCTTTCCTTCGTGCTCGATGGTGAAGGCGGTGTCTACTGCTCCGAACAGCCACACCTCACCTACCTGAAGGACACCGATGGTGACGACAAAGCCGACACCAGTGAAATCATTTACACCGGATTCGGCTGTGAAGACTCCCACCATTCCCTGCATGACTTCGCTTGGACACCAGGCGGAGACCTCCTCTTCCGTGAGTCCGTCTTCCATCATTCCCAGGTCGAAACACCATACGGCCCGATCCGCGTTAGAGACTCATCTTGGTTCCTCTATAATCCAAAGACCCGCAAGCTCACCGACTTCGGTTCTTACTTTAACACCAACCCATGGGGTGTGACCTTCGACAAATGGGGCAACCATGTAGCCTCTCACCCGGTCTTCGGCTCCACTTTCCACGCCACCAACGCCCCCTACCCTCAGCTCCATCCTAAGCCACAGGGCATCCAAGCCTACTCCGGCGTCTGTGGTCACGACTTCGTGGACTTCTCCTTCTGGCCTGAGGAAATGCAGGGCGGCTTCGTAAAGAACCGCTACAAACCCACTAACAACGTCGAGTTCCACACCTGGACCGAGAAGGAAGATCACTTCGCCGAAGAGAAGAAATTCGACCTCATCTTCTCTACCAATCTTTCCTTCATCCCAGTCGACCTCAAGTTCGGCCCACGCGGAGCCATGTACATCTGTGACTGGTACAACCCGGTCAAAGGTCACGCCCAGTACTCCCTGCGTGATCCACGTCGCGACCGCAAGGCTGGCCGCATCTGGCGCGTCGTTCCCAAAGGTGCCACACTCGCCGATGCTCCCAAGATCGAAGACGCGACCGTTGTCGAGCTGCTCAATCACCTTAAGTCAGGCCAGATCCGCGTCCGCAACTGGGCCCGCCGCGAGCTCCGTACCCGCGACAAGAACGAAGTCCTCAATGCCCTGAACACCTGGACTGTTAGAAACAGCAAAGACCAGCACGCCTTGCTCGAAGCTCTCTGGGTATACCAAGGCATCGGTAAGAAAAAGTCGGATCTCGTCCGCATCCTCATCCATTCAGACAACCACCTCATCGCTGCAGCCGCCTATGGCCCGCTGCGCTTCTGGGCAGAGGAAATGCCAGCTGAAAAAGTGAACGCTCTTCTGAAGTACGGCGCCGAGCACCCATCTCAGCACGTTCGGCGAGAAGCCGTCATCTGCTCAAGCTACATCGGCACACAGGAAGCCTTCGATGCTATCCAGCCAGTGCTGGCACAACCAGCAGGCAAACACCTCACCTATGCCATTCAGACTTCCTTTGAATCCAAGGCGCTCCGCCCCTACTGGACTCAAGATACTCCGAAGCAGCTCAAGAGTCTCGGCAAAGAGGAGAAGAAAGCTAAGGATACACGCACCGCCGAGGAGAAAGCCTTCGACAAACAAAAGGGACTTCAAACCGTGCAACTCGGCTGCGTGCCAGAACGCATTCAGTTTGATAAATCCACGCTTAAGGTGAAAGCCGGCGCACCAGTGAAGTTTATCTTCAATAACCCGGACGCCACCCAGCACAACGTACTCATCCTTGAGCAAGGCACCCCGATCCAAGAAATTGGCATGGCTGCCAATGACATGGCCAAGGATGCGAATGGCGCCAAGAAGCACTACGTGCCTGATGACAAGCGCATCCTCCACCACTCACGCCTGCTAGAACCGCACAGTTCACAGACTCTGCGCTTCATCGCTCCGAAGAAGCCAGGCAAGTACCCATTCGTCTGCACCTTCCCCGGCCACTGGACCGTCATGAAGGGCGAACTGATCGTAGAGTAA
- a CDS encoding PEP-CTERM sorting domain-containing protein yields the protein MKLRNLCIGTALVLASSSVSYAAVSIASDSLNSSWTQMTYAGLGEYDYIQDEQATNSESDIVGNTNNSSFYTFYDTNGTLPTNDDVIGYRVRVAGDKKSDGQFGQVVFVGMDLDGDFALDVFAGVSFSGSTEIIGLFEAGNDLNNSPSTTSISGISSTYQNPAVDGDNFSFRAVTVADGGTTTDVDAGNPGKASGTDFYISFSMPYSDLAGFAADKGIAFGPDTPISYVLATATQDNSLNQDFNGLPKNFDGTTTWEEHGVLTEPKTVTGASVPEPSSVFLTGLAGLAFLFRRSRK from the coding sequence ATGAAATTAAGAAACTTGTGTATAGGTACAGCTCTCGTGCTGGCCTCTAGTAGTGTGTCCTACGCAGCAGTCAGCATCGCGTCTGACTCCTTAAATAGTTCTTGGACTCAGATGACCTATGCTGGTCTTGGTGAATATGATTACATTCAAGATGAGCAGGCGACAAATTCCGAGTCTGATATCGTAGGTAATACCAACAACTCCTCCTTCTATACCTTTTACGATACTAATGGTACTCTCCCTACCAATGATGATGTAATCGGCTATCGTGTGCGAGTTGCTGGTGATAAGAAGAGTGATGGTCAGTTCGGCCAGGTGGTATTCGTAGGTATGGATCTCGATGGAGATTTTGCCCTCGATGTCTTTGCCGGTGTGTCCTTTTCGGGATCTACCGAAATCATCGGTTTGTTTGAGGCAGGTAATGACCTGAACAACTCACCGAGTACGACCTCCATCAGCGGCATCAGCTCCACGTATCAGAATCCTGCGGTAGACGGTGATAACTTCAGCTTCAGAGCGGTTACCGTTGCAGATGGTGGTACGACAACCGATGTTGATGCAGGTAATCCTGGGAAGGCATCAGGAACTGATTTCTACATCAGCTTCTCCATGCCCTACAGTGATCTGGCCGGCTTCGCAGCAGACAAAGGCATCGCCTTTGGTCCGGATACTCCAATCAGCTACGTATTGGCTACAGCCACTCAGGACAACAGCTTGAACCAGGACTTCAATGGTCTGCCAAAGAACTTCGATGGCACCACAACTTGGGAAGAGCACGGTGTTCTCACTGAGCCAAAGACCGTAACAGGTGCATCCGTACCTGAACCAAGCTCTGTGTTTCTCACAGGTTTGGCTGGACTTGCTTTCCTGTTCAGACGCTCCCGTAAATAA